Within Pseudomonas paeninsulae, the genomic segment CTCGGCTAGCATGCAGGGGTTTCGTCTGTCGACAGTATTGTTTACATATATTTATAGGATTGTTCACATTATGTTGCGCGGCCTTGTAAAAACGTAGTACACAAGACTCCGCATCCGCCCTGACTTGCCGTCTTGCGGGTGGCTAACCAGAAGGGTGCAAGGCCCCGCAAGGCGCTGCTCCTCTCCAATAATAAAACGCCGATACCCGCTCGTTTGAGCTGCTAAGGTCATCGGAAGATAGGAGAAAACCCAATGCAGCAAGAGCAGGCCACAGCAGCCTCCGATGCCCCGCCGCGCTTGGTCTTGAAGGGCATCTGCAAGGTCTACCCCACGGTAGTCGCCAACGATGGCATCGACCTGCGCGTCATGCCCGGCGAGATTCATGCCGTGCTGGGGGAGAACGGTGCCGGCAAGTCGACCCTGATGAAAATCATCTATGGGGTGACCCGACAAACTTCCGGCGAGATGTTCTGGGAGGGCCAGCCGGTCACGGTGGAAAACCCCGCCCATGCCCGTAGCCTGGGCATCGGCATGGTGTTCCAGCACTTCTCGCTGTTCGAGACCCTGACCGTGCTGGAAAACGTCGCCCTGGCCCTGCCGGGCAAGCCCGACCTGATGGATCTGGCCCGGCGCATCGAGTCGGTGTCCACGCGCTATGGCTTGCCGGTCGACCCGCGTCGGCATGTGCATGCGCTGTCCGTCGGCGAGCGCCAACGGGTCGAAATCGTCCGCTGCCTGCTGCAAAACCCTCGGCTGCTGATTATGGACGAACCGACCTCGGTGCTCACCCCGCAGGCGGTACGCGTCCTGTTCGAGACCCTGCGCCGGCTGGCCAGCGAAGGCTGCTCGATCCTCTACATCAGTCACAAACTCGACGAAATCCAGGAGCTGTGCCACAGCGCCACCGTGTTGCGTAGTGGCAAGGTCACGGGCGCCTGCATTCCTGCCGAGGAAACCCCCAAGAGCATGGCGCGGCTGATGATCGGCAAGGACCTGCCGGCCTGCGAGCACAGCGCCGCGCCGACTGACGGCGAGATTCGCTTGAAGTTGGACGGGCTGTCGCATGTCTCGCCTGATCCGTTCAGCACCGATCTCAA encodes:
- a CDS encoding ABC transporter ATP-binding protein, producing the protein MQQEQATAASDAPPRLVLKGICKVYPTVVANDGIDLRVMPGEIHAVLGENGAGKSTLMKIIYGVTRQTSGEMFWEGQPVTVENPAHARSLGIGMVFQHFSLFETLTVLENVALALPGKPDLMDLARRIESVSTRYGLPVDPRRHVHALSVGERQRVEIVRCLLQNPRLLIMDEPTSVLTPQAVRVLFETLRRLASEGCSILYISHKLDEIQELCHSATVLRSGKVTGACIPAEETPKSMARLMIGKDLPACEHSAAPTDGEIRLKLDGLSHVSPDPFSTDLKDIQLEVRSGEIVGIAGVSGNGQAELLAAISGETPLSEKGPVQICGNAAGRLSPDQRRQIGLCFVPEERLGRGAVPSMSLSDNALLTAAVSKGLVRRGLIDFRAAKTFASECIERFNVKCGGSAAQARSLSGGNLQKYIMGREIMQAPKLLVAAQPTWGVDVGASAFIRQQIIDLRNAGCAVLVVSEELDELFEICDRIAVIADGRLSPTRPLAETSVEDIGVWMSGMWPGSESVATSTSNQ